The following is a genomic window from Spirosoma foliorum.
TGTATCGAGACTGGACGAGGTGTTTCAGGGAGTACTGATGTAGTAGGAGTTTGTTTTTAAGAGAAGTAATCAGGTTGTGTTTTATCAGTTTATCTACTGGTAAAAACACAACCTGATTATTTTGCTAGATATTCGTCCGTAAAATGTTCTTTGTGTTTGGGCTGTGCAAACTTTTCTTCATTTAATTCCTTTGATTGACCTTTCGGTATGGAAAGAGAAGTCCAATTGGTATCGCAAATCATTTTTCCGATAAATACGATTTGCCCAACATGATAAGGGTAATGAGCAAGCTGACGGTTTATGGCCTCTACCACTGTATGACCCTGATTGCGGATATAAATTTCCGTTTGTAAATCGTCTTGCGTCAGCGAATCGAGAGTCTCAAATAAGCACGCCCAACCAGCATTCCATTTGTTCAAAACCTCTTGTTTAGTGGTAAGGTCATTCTCGAATTCACTATCCCGATTTCGCCATTCTTTTTCGCCGTCAGTGGTCAGGAAATTGGTCCACCGAGAAAGCATATTTCCATGCAGGTGATTGACAATGGTGGCTATGCTATTACTTTCTCGGTTGAATTGCCAGAATAGTCTATTTTCAGAAACCTGATCGAACGTCTTCTCTCCAAGCAGCTTATAATAGGCAAACTGCTTTTTAATGCTATCTAAATAGTCCGTCGTCAACATGTTCTAATCGGGTTGGGTTTACGTCAATCGGCAAATCGAACGCTATATGTCGGGCCTACAATTCTTACTAAATGGCAAGTAGCAACTGCTTTATGTAAGAATGATGCAATTGTCATTAAAATTGATTGAGTGGGAAATTTATTGAAAACTATCCAACTTCGCCATAGTTCTACTAAGCAAATAGAATAACTCAACAGAATAAATTTAAACACGTTATGAGCTACATTAAAGCAGGTACGGATGCGTCTGGCAACGACATCAAGCTTTTTTATCAGGATTTGGGTACTGGTGCGCCAGTCGTATTAATTCATGGGTGGCCGTTGAGTCACGAAATGTGGGATTATCAACTGGCCGAATTGCCCGCACACGGCATTCGCGTTGTTACTTATGATCGTCGTGGATTTGGTAAATCATCACAACCCTGGGATGGTTACGATTATGACACGCTGGCCGACGACCTGAAAGCTGTACTCGATGAATTGGACCTGCAAAATGTGACGCTGGTTGGTTTTTCGATGGGCGGGGGCGAAGTAGCCCGATATATGAGTCGTCATGGCGGAGCGCGAGTAGCCAAAGTAGCGTTTATCAGTGCCGTAACGCCTTATCTACTTAAAACAGATGATAATCCAGATGGTGTTGATCAGGACGTTTTTGACGATATACTAACTAACTTACAGAAAGACCGTGCTGATTTCCTTAAAACGTTTGGCAAACAGTTTTATGGCGTAAATCTGGTCAGTCAGCCTGTCAGTCAGGCGCACCTTGACGGTGATTTTGCCCGCGCCTACGTGGCCTCGCACAAGGCCACAATTGAATGCGCCAAGTCGTTCTCATCAACCGATTTTCGCGATGATCTGGCTGAAATTCAGGTCCCGGCACTGGTTATTCATGGTGATTCGGATAAGACTGTGCCGATTGAAGCATCGGGCGAGCGGACAGCTAGCGCACTGCCAACAGCTCAATATATTGTCTATGAAGGGGAGCCACACGGCCTGTTTGTAACCCAGAAAGATCGCTTGAACGAAGATTTACTTTCGTTTATTCTAGAAGGTGTATCGGTGCCAAAATCAGTTGGAACAACAACTTTGTATTAGATTATCTTGCCTTCTTTAGAAACAGAGTGCCCAGCCTTATTGAAAGGCTGGGCACTCTGTTTCTAAAGAGAATTGGAATCGACGATACTTAATAATTCCTGTCTAAGCAGGACAATCATTTGACGATCTATCAAAATTGCCGGTATGTTTTCACATAAGTCGAAGGGGTTTGGCCCGTAATATCTTTAAACTGCCGATTGAAGTTGGAGAGCGTTCGGAACCCGCTCTCGAAGCTGATTTGCGTAATAGACAGTTTCCCGTTCATCAACAGTTTACAGGCATGACCAATCCGAACTTCAGACACAAACTCCGAGAAGGTTTTATTCGCACGGGCTTTGAAATACCGGCAGAAAGCTGGTGATGTCATACCCGCCAGATCAGCAACTTTATCCAGACTCAGATCGTCGGGAAAGTGCCCCAGTACATAATCGTGTACAAGTTGCATCCGATCCGTTTCCGTGGGCTTAACGGTATTCGTATAGCCGGCACTAGTCAAATATTGATAATCGGTAGCGTGAGAAAGTTCATTCAATAACGTCAGCAGATTCAGAATCCGTTCGAAGGTAATGGGCTGTTGCGCTAGTTGACGAAGAGTGGCAGCGGCTCGATTGCGGGTAGGGCCGGTCCATTCTAACCCTTGTCGGGCATGACCGAGCAGTTGGCGCAATGGTGCCATTTCTTGTTGCTCGAAAAAGGTAGCTCCCAGGAAATCTCCAGTGAAGTACACAACAATCCCTTTTGTTTTAAGACCTGACTGCTTATCAAAATAGGCCTGATCACTGCGCCAAAGGTGCGGCAGGTTCGGGCCGAGAAAAACCAGATCGCCCGGTCCAAAAGGCTTGATTGAATCGCCAATAAAACGAGTTCCCGTCCCTTCTTCTACCAGGAATAACTGATAGTGTGGATGGAAGTGCCAGTTTGGGTCAAAGTGAGACTCCATCAATTCTTTCACCGTGAACGAAGCAGAAACGGGTTCAAGGTCTTTCCGGAGGGGTTGTTTCATTGAATTACTTCTTTTTTAACGCAAATAACGGACAATCCCTTTTAATCGCGTAAAAATATAGTCGACATTGGCCAATAAAAGCTACATCTGTAATTTTACTACTGCTTAGATTTGTGTAATTTTATGCAGATGCAATATGAATAAGATAGGAATGAATATGTTCGTTTGGACAATGACAATGGATGAGGATCTGTCTGATACTCTGTCATTTCTGAAAACGAGCGGATTTGATTTTGTCGAAACACCCATCAACGATGTAAACCTGGTGAAGTGGCAGAATCTTGGTCAACAACTGAAAGATCTGGGCCTGGGTGTTCAGACCTGCACAATCTGCGGACATGAATATAGCTTGATTAGCCCTGATGAGCGCGTGCGTCGGGAAGGTATCGACTTTCTGAAAAAGGTTGTCGATTGCTCACAGGCGGTTGGCTCTACGATTCTGATGGGCCCCATGTATGCGGGATTCAAAACCTTTACGGGTAAGCCAGCCACGGCCGAAGAATGGAACTGGTCGGTAACGGGTATGCGCGAGGTAGCCGAATATGCTGAAGAGAAGGGTGTTGTGCTGGCCATAGAATACCTGAACCGATTTGAAACGTATCTGCTCACCTGTGTAGATGATCTTGTTCGTTACGTTGAAGACGTTAATCACCCCAATTGTCGGGCTGCATTTGATACATTCCATGCGAACATGGAGGAGAAAAACATTGCCGATGCTATCCGGAAAGTGGCTCCTTATCTGGCTCATGTTCAGATTTCCGAGAATGACCGCTCGACACCGGGCCGGGGCCATATCAATTTCGATGAAGTATTTGGTGCCCTACAGGAGGTTGGCTACGAAGGGCCGATTGCCATTGAAGCATTTGGACCAAATCCGCCCGAACTCGCAGCCGCTACGCATATTTTCCGGCCTATGTTCGACTCGCCTGAACAACTGGCTGTTGATGGACTGGCCTTTATAAAGAACCAAATGATTGAATTATTAAATGATTGAGTGATTGAATAGGAATCACCAAACGGCATATTCAATCACTCAATCATTTAATAATTCAATCACTCACTAATTTATTCAATGATCAACATCGCTATCGTTGGCCTGGGCTTTGGGGCCGAATTTATTCCTATTTATCAGCGGCATCCGAACGCGAACATGTACGCTATTTGCCAGCGTAATGTCGAAAAACTGAACGAAATCGGCGATGCCTATGGCATCGAGAAACGCTACAGCAGTTACGATGAATTACTGGCCGATCCGAATGTCGACGCAGTTCACATCAATTCGCCCATTCCAAACCATGCCGAGCAAAGCCTGAAAGCCCTGCGGGCCGGCAAGCACGTTGCCTGTACGGTTCCTATGGCGACAACTGTTGAAGAGTGCCTGGAAATCGTGAAAGCGACTAAAGAATCAGGCAAGAAATACATGATGATGGAAACCGTGGTGTATAGCCGGGAGTTTCTGTTTGTCAAGGAGTTGTATGAAACAGGGCAGTTGGGTAAAGTGCAATTTTTGAAAGCAAGTCACCAGCAGGACATGGACGGCTGGCCGGATTATTGGCCTGGTTTACCCCCAATGCACTATGCCACGCACTGCGTTGGGCCGGTAGCTGGCTTACTCAAACTCGAAGCCGATTACGTATCATGCTTTGGTTCAGGAACGATTCGGGAAGAGCTGGCAAAGATTCACAATTCGCCTTTTGCGGTTGAATCGGCGCATATCAAGTTTAAAGATAGCGATTTATCTGCTTATGTTTATCGGTCGCTATTTGACGTAGCGCGGCAGTATCGCGAGAGTTTTGAGGTGTACGGCGATAAAAAATCGTTCGAGTGGCAGCTCATTGAAGACGAGCAGCCTGTAATTCATACCGCCAAAAAGCCTGAGCCGGAAATCCCCGAAAAAGTAACCGTGCCAGACTACGCGCACCTGTTGCCCGAACCGATCCAGCGCTTCACCACAAAGGGCGTTTATGATGCCGATGAGCAGCAACACCTGTCGTTTACGCAGGGTGGAGGTCACGGTGGGTCGCACCCACACATGGTAAATGAGTTTTTGTCGGCGATTGTCGAAGATCGTGAACCGTTCCCCAATGCCGCTCAATCGGCTAACTGGACGAGCGTGGGTATTCTTGCGCACGAATCGGCGTTGCAGGGAGGAAAGTTGATCAAGTTGCCAGATTTTAAAAACGTATAAAATTTAAACACGGAGGTAACGGAGGTAAACACGGAGCGCACGGCGTTTCTATGTGATCTCTGTGTTTACCTCCGTCCCTCTGTGTTAAAATGAAAAAACTACTTATTCTGATTGGGCTGGCAACTGTCTTTGCCCAATGCGCCCGCCAGTCGGCTCCTAACACGAGTGTCCGACAAGAATCGGCGAATCAACGCGGGGCCAAGCTGGGCAAAGCCACCCCCCGCCGAATAGAAATTCTGTTTCTAGGTGATAACGGCCATCATAAACCGATCGAGCGCGTGCCGGAAATTATGGCTGCACTGGGTGATAAAGGCATCAATTTCACCTACACCGATAAGTTGGAGGATCTGAATACGGAGAATCTAAATAAATATGACGGTTTGCTTATTTACGCCAACTGGGATAGTATCCCGAAACCGCAGGAAAAAGCAATGCTGGATTATGTGGCATCCGGGAAAGGGATAATTCCAGTGCATTGCGCGTCGTGGTGTTTCCGGAATTCGACGGAATACGTTGATAAAGTGGTAGGTGGGCAATTCTGGCGGCATCGGATGGACACCATTCAAACTCGCTTTACGCAACCAAACAACCCAATTGTAGCGGGTTTACCGTCATTCAAAGCCTATGACGAAACGTATCTGCACAGCCATTTACAAGCCGACAACAACGTGTTGGCAGTCCGGGAAATTAAAGCCGATCAGGAAAAGGACAAGCCAGGCGTTAAGGAAGAACCTTACACCTGGACACGTCAATACGGAAAAGGCCGCGTGTTTTACACGGCCTATGGTCACGATGAACGCACCTGGCTCCAGCCTGGTTTTCAGCAATTGCTGGAACGAGGTATTCTTTGGGCGGTGGGTGATGAGGTCAAAAAGCTACACGACGACTTAAAGCCGCAGGCATTTACGTATCATGAAGCGAACTTGCCAAACTACGAAAAGCGCCCTGGAGCTCAGTTAGAGCAAAATCCACTTTCGCCTGAAGAGTCGATGAAGCACATTCAGGTGCCGGTTGATTTTACGCTCGATCTGTTTGCGCATGAACCCAACGTCATGCACCCCATTGCGATGGCCTGGGATGAACGGGGACGGCTTTATGCCCTCATTACCAAAGATTATCCTAACGAGCGCAAGCCCGAAGGTGGTTCTGATTACATCGTTATTTGCGAAGACACCGACAAAGACGGGAAAGCCGATAAGTTTACCAACTTTGCCGAAGGGCTAAGTATTCCGACAGGTATGGCCTTCGGTAATGGCGGTCTATATGTTTCGCAAGCGCCACACATGCTGTTTTTACAGGACACGAATGGTGATGACAAAGCCGACGTGAAAAAGATTGTTTTCACTGGTTTTGGCACCTTTGATACACATGCTGGACCAAGCAACCTGCATTACGGTTTCGATAACTGGATTTGGGGAAGCGTGGGCTATTCTGGTTTCAAAGGGAAAGTTGGTGCCGATAGCGTTAAGTTCAGTCAGGGCTTCTTCCGGTTCAAGCCCGATGGATCGAAGCTTGAATACATGACCAGCACCTCGAACAACACCTGGGGACTAGGCCTACAGGAAACCGGTGATATTTTCGGTTCGACAGCTAACAACTCGCACGGCTGGTACATGGCTATTCCCAACCAGTATTTTCATGGGGCTCCGCATCTCCGCGAAAATGGTAGCCGCAGCACCGATACGCACAAAGACATGAAACCCATTACGGTAAAAGTGCGGCAGGTTGACGTGTTTGGTGGATTCACGGCTGCAGCGGGGCATAATTTTTACACCGCTCGTGCTTTCCCGAAAAAATACTGGAACAATATCGCTTTCGTCGCTGAACCAACGGGGCACATTTTGCACCAGAACGTGATGCAGAAAAACGGCACCAATTTCGAAGACGCGGAAGGGTTTAACCTGATGGCCGGGGCCGACGAATGGTTTGCACCGGTATTTGCCGAAGTTGGGCCCGACGGCGCAGTTTGGGTAGTTGACTGGTATAGTTACATTATCCAGCACAACCCGACACCTAAAGGAGCAACCAATGGATCGGGTAACGCTTACGAAACGCCACTTCGCGATTTCACTCACGGTCGAATTTACCGCGTTGGTTACAAAAACGCACCCGCTTATACACCAATGACGTTGAGCAAAGACCGCCCAGCGGAATTGGTTGCTGCTTTGAAAAACACGAATATGTTCTGGCGGATGACGGCTCAGCGGCTGCTCATCGAACGGAATAATAAAGACGTAGTGCCACAACTAATTGCGTTGGTCAATGAGCAGTCTCTCGATGAAATTGGCAATAATCCGGCGGCAATTCACGCCCTATGGACATTAAAAGGCTTACATGCATTGGATGGATCTGATCAAAATGCCACGGTTGCAGTTACAAAGGCGCTGAAACATCCGTCGGCACCCGTTCGGAAAACCGCGATTCAGGTAATGCCAGCTACTCCAGAAGTGGCGAATGCATTATTAGCCTCTAATTCGTTGACTGATACGGAGCCATTAGTCGTACTAAATACACTGTTGAAATTGTCTGAAATGCCACAAAGTCAGGCTACGCAGCAGGCTATTCTGGCCCGACTGGAAAAAGCAACAGAGGTTAACGACCGTTGGTTGCCCGAGGCATTTGCGGCTGTTCTGACCAGCCAGGACGGGAGATTGCTGAAGGCTTATATGAAGCAGATCACGACGAACGCACCTGCAGCTCATGATATGACCGCTCACAATCATGCCGCTATGGAAAAAGCGCCTATAGCTGCTACGACTTCTGCGGCAACACAGGCGGTCTCCTCATCGAATCTGCCTGATCTTGTGGTGGCCGCAATTCGGACTACGCCAGAGTCGCCTTTTGTTCGCGAGGGTGCCCGCCTGTTTGTAGATGTAAAAAACAACGGTGGAGTCGCTATCCCTGAAGGAACGGTTATCCCCTTGTCGCTTCGTATTGAAGGACCTAAAGGCGCTGCTGAAGGAGCAAAAATTGACTTTGTGAGCGTGACTCACAATACGGGCATCAAACCCGGCGAAACCGTCACGATCAGCAAGTCGAACAATGGCCCCTGGGTTGGTGATATGGGTGTAAACTTTGAGCGGGCTGGACAATATACCATTACAGTTATGCTCGATCGCGAGAACAAAATTGCGGAAGGCAACGAGCAAAACAACAATGCTACCCATACGCTCATCTACCGGGCTCCCCAAAGCCTGAGCGCCTACGCGCTCGAACGAGCTACCCGGAGTTATGCATCGGTTGCTCCTGTCGATTCTGTTATTGCTTTACTCCGGCAGAGTCAGAAAGTAGCACCAGCACAGGGAGAAGCTATTGTAAAAGGCGCATCGGAAGGCTGGAATTTGAAACAAAAAGCTACGGTTCAAGATGCCGATAAGTCATTCCTGGCTAGTTTGAGCAATTCTGTTTCGAACGAAAATCGGGAACGTCTGAGCCGCCTTTATGAAGCGTGGGGTATTACGAAAGAAGCCCCAGTCGATCCGAATGTGGAAGTGGTGCGGATGAAAACGGTACGTGAAGAAATGCGTTACGATAAAAAAGAATTTACCGTTACGGCAGGAAAACAAGTTGAGATCGTACTGGAAAACCCCGATGCCATGCAGCACAATCTGGTGATCGGTAAGCCTAAAAGCATGGAGATCATTGGCGCAGCTGCCGATAAGATGATCACGGCTAAAGACGGAGCGGAGAAGAACTACGTACCGTCAATTGCACAGGTGATTGCAGCCACGCCATTGGTCAATCCTGATCAAACGTATCGGCTCAAATTCACAGCTCCAACAACCCCCGGCGATTATCCATTCGTTTGCACATTCCCCGGTCACTGGCGGATTATGAATGGTGTTATGAGGGTTACGAAAGCAGCGCAGAGCATGAATGCGAAATAAGAATTTCGTGAATCGATAGTAAACCTATAAGGTCTTCAAGACCTTATAGGTTTGAAAGTAAAAGGGTGGCAATCAAGTCCTGATTGCCACCCTTTTGACTAGTTTTTTGTCATCCCGACGTCAGGAGGGATCTTCGGCAACTGGTTATTTACCGAAGATCCCTCCTGACGTTGGGATGACAAAAAAATAACATTATAAATAACTGACAATCAGCGGATAATTTTAGGCTCTATCCATTATTCACGTTATTTACCTGTTGATTCATCGGGCGATAAAAGCGCGGAAGGTGGCACCTGAATCATAAAGTCGCTGCCTTTGCCCACTTCACTTTTTACCCAGATTGTCCACTTATGCGACTGAATAATTCGCTGGACATAACTCAAGCCTAAGCCAAACCCCTTTACACTAGGTTGATTCCGATCATGCACCCGGAAAAAAGGCTGGAAAATCTGAGCCACTAATTTAGGAGGAATCCCAACGCCCCGATCGCGCACCGTAATCGTGAGGCCATCGGTATTGGTTTTGGTAAGTAACGTAATCTGGGGTTCTTCTGAGCTATATTTTATGGCATTATCCAGAAGGTTATACAGTACGTTGGTGAAGTGCAGACGATCGGCCAGGATATGGGTATCATTACCCGACAAATTCAGCGTTAGGTAATCGCCATGCCGTTCGGCTACTGATCGAAGAAGTTGATGAACCTGAATGGGCTCTGGGTTTAAAATGAGCGTATTCCGATCGGCACGGGCCAGCGTCAACATAGTTTCGACCTGGTGCTGGAGCCGTTCGGTTTCTTCCCGGATAATACGAACGTATTTCTCTGTGCGTTCAGGCTGATTGCGGGCTATCGGGGAGTCAAGAATATCGGCAGCCATCCGAATCGCCGTGATAGGCGACTGAAATTCATGGACAATGGAGTGGAGTACCTCGGTCTGAACAACTGGTTGCTGTTGTCGCCGAAGAAACCACCAGACCAGATAGCCTATCAATATCTGCGTGATCAGGATCAATCCAAGTAGACCCAACCATCGGAATGAAGATGATATAGGGGAGGATGTTGCTGATACTGATGTCCAGTTTCCGTAGAACACTATACCAATGATAATGACTAGCAGAAACGTAAGAGCGGATAGCGGATAGACAATAGAACGACGCAGCATAACGCTGTCTTTTTATGGGTTAGTAGGCAACCAAAAGCCAACAAACAGACTACATGAACGCATGCGTAAATGTATAGCCTAAAACGCAATAATTGATAACAAAAAAAGCCCGTTTTTACGGGCTTATAGTAAAATCTGGTATTAATTGAGGCTTTTAGGCAGCTTCAGTTGTTGTTTCTGCCGGAGTTGATGTTGCTGGCGTAGTTGCTTTGGGCCGTGGGGCGCGTGCCGTTTTCGGTGCGGCTGGTTTAGGTGCAGGAGCTGGCTTGCGGGTAGCACGAGGAGTAGTTGCAGGTGCTGGAGTTGCATCAGATACAACTTCTTTTACGGCAGTCGCTGCTTTTTTCGCTGTGCGTTTGGCATTTTTAGCGGCTTTATCAGCGTTTTTCTTCGCTTTGGCAGCGTCTTTTTTGACCTTCTTTTCCGCTGCTTTAGCAGGCTTGGCGGCTTTTGTTTCAGCCTTATGCATCAATTTCGCCAGTTTCTTCGCCAGTTTGTCCGCCGATTTCTCAATGGACTTCTTCATTTTTTTTGTGGCGGCACCGGCTTCGCTGAGCTTACTTTCAATTGAACTAAGAATTTCCGAGCTAAGCGACTTCTGCTTGGTTTTTAGGGTTTTGTTGGCCATTTGTTCTGTATGAAAAAAATTTACAAAGAAATACGAATTTTTAATGACAATCAAAAGCCCAATGTTAAGTTTTCGTTATCTTTTTTGGAGGAAATCCCAGCAGACAATCCCTGCTGTAACGGCAATATTAAGCGAGTGCTTTGTGCCAAACTGAGGAATCTCAAGTACTACATCAGCCAACTGCACAACCTCATCCCGAACACCTGTCACTTCGTTACCCAACACAAAAGCGTAGCGTTTGTTTGGTTCAGGCGAAAAATTGCTGAGTGAAGTGCTTCCTTCGACCTGTTCAACGGCAGCTACAACCCAGCCATCGATCTGTAACGCCTGTACTAAAGCAACTACATCGGAGGTGTGTTCCCAGTTTACCGACTCGGTAGCCCCAAGGGCTGTTTTCGTAATATCGCGATGAGGGGGTTGGCCTGTAATGCCGCACAGATACAATTTAGACGCTCTGAAAGCATCGGCTGTTCTAAATACAGATCCAACATTATTCAGGCTTCGGATATCGTCTAAAATCAGGCAGTATGGAAATTTATCAGCGTCTTTAAATTCATCGACAGAGAGCCGATTAAGTTCATCAAGGGTAAGTTTACGCATTATTCTGTTTCAAATTATTCTGTAACAATTGCTGAATGTCGCGCAAGGCGTCGCGTATTTCAGTGAGAAGTGTCTGATCTGTATCAGCAGGTTTCTGGCTGCTCCGGGTAGCAATTAATCGTTGACGTTGCTCAATGATATGTGTGCGGAAATTCTGAGCGTCGATGATCCCGATCAATTCCATATCGTGTGCCTGATTAGGGCTTTGCCCGGCGGTTTCAAATTTCAAAATGCATAGATCGAAATACCGGAGTAGCGGACCAGCTACAAAGGTAACGTCCTGAATGTTTTCGAGCGGAATCGTTTTTTCGACCTGCACTAGAATTCCCTTTTTAAAGCGTAATGACCGTTCCGATAACTCGCATTCGAGGTTATGAAAATAGTGTCGGCTCCACCATTGGCCTACGCCTAAAAACCAGATTGGAAGTAGCAAAATGCCAACAACTGTAATGGCCATAAAAAAGGCTATGTACAAAAGCAGATAGGTTCGGATAATAGGATTGAAGCTAACTTTCAACGGGAGAGTGAGTTCGGGCTGGGAGTTCATAAAAGGCGAGTTAGTTTAGCGGAGAAGGCCTATAATAACGCTGGAAAGTAGCCATATTTTCGCCAAAAAACACTATTTTTGTTTACGACAATCCAACAGAAATCAGTGAAATCAGCCACCGCAGCAAAGCCGCAAGCGAAGAAAACAGAAACTCCTCTCAACCGCCAATACAACCAGATTAAAGCCAAATATCCCGGTGCATTGCTGCTTTTTCGCGTTGGCGATTTCTACGAAACGTTTGGTGAAGATGCTGTTCGGGCCAGCAAGATTCTGGGTATCACGCTGACCAAACGGAACAATGGTGGGTCGAACGAAGAACTGGCTGGATTCCCGCACCACTCGCTTGATACGCACCTGCCCAAATTGGTTCGGGCAGGAGAGCGTGTGGCTATCTGTGACCAGTTAGAAGACCCTGCACTGGCCAAAGGAATTGTTCGGCGGGGCGTTACGGAATTGGTGACGCCCGGTGTTTCGTTCAACGATAACGTACTCGATACGCGACGCAATAACTACCTCGCAGCCGTGCATTTTGGTAAAACAGATGACACATTCGGGATCTCATTTCTGGATATCTCGACGGGCGAGTTTCTGGCATCGCAGGGAAATTCGGCTTATGTCGATAAGCTGTTGCAAAGCTTCAATCCGTCGGAAGTGCTCTATTGCAAGCGTAATCGGCAGGAATTTGGGAGTTTGTTTGGCGATAAATTTCATACCTACACCCTTGAGGACTGGGCCTTTACCTACGACTTCGGTTATAACTTTCTGAAACAGCACTTTCAGACCACCTCGCTCAAAGGATTTGGTATTGAAGGTCTGCCAGACGGTATTATTGCTGCTGGCGTAATTCTGCATTACCTGAACGAAACCGAACACAAAGATCTTCAGCACATTACCCGTGTCACCCGACTTGAAGAAGATCGATACGTTTGGCTGGATCGCTTCACGATTCGCAACCTCGAACTGACAGCCGCTCAACAGGAGGGAGGTGTTCCGCTGATTCAGATTCTTGACCAGACGGTTACGCCGATGGGTGCCCGACTGCTACGTAAATGGTTGAGTCTGCCCCTTAAGGAAAAAGCCCTGATCGACGAGCGACTCAACATGGTTGACTTACTCGTTTCAGATATTGATCTGGCTGATACAATGGTTGGCCATCTGCGACAGATTGGTGATCTCGAACGACTGGTTTCG
Proteins encoded in this region:
- a CDS encoding alpha/beta fold hydrolase yields the protein MSYIKAGTDASGNDIKLFYQDLGTGAPVVLIHGWPLSHEMWDYQLAELPAHGIRVVTYDRRGFGKSSQPWDGYDYDTLADDLKAVLDELDLQNVTLVGFSMGGGEVARYMSRHGGARVAKVAFISAVTPYLLKTDDNPDGVDQDVFDDILTNLQKDRADFLKTFGKQFYGVNLVSQPVSQAHLDGDFARAYVASHKATIECAKSFSSTDFRDDLAEIQVPALVIHGDSDKTVPIEASGERTASALPTAQYIVYEGEPHGLFVTQKDRLNEDLLSFILEGVSVPKSVGTTTLY
- a CDS encoding PVC-type heme-binding CxxCH protein; its protein translation is MKKLLILIGLATVFAQCARQSAPNTSVRQESANQRGAKLGKATPRRIEILFLGDNGHHKPIERVPEIMAALGDKGINFTYTDKLEDLNTENLNKYDGLLIYANWDSIPKPQEKAMLDYVASGKGIIPVHCASWCFRNSTEYVDKVVGGQFWRHRMDTIQTRFTQPNNPIVAGLPSFKAYDETYLHSHLQADNNVLAVREIKADQEKDKPGVKEEPYTWTRQYGKGRVFYTAYGHDERTWLQPGFQQLLERGILWAVGDEVKKLHDDLKPQAFTYHEANLPNYEKRPGAQLEQNPLSPEESMKHIQVPVDFTLDLFAHEPNVMHPIAMAWDERGRLYALITKDYPNERKPEGGSDYIVICEDTDKDGKADKFTNFAEGLSIPTGMAFGNGGLYVSQAPHMLFLQDTNGDDKADVKKIVFTGFGTFDTHAGPSNLHYGFDNWIWGSVGYSGFKGKVGADSVKFSQGFFRFKPDGSKLEYMTSTSNNTWGLGLQETGDIFGSTANNSHGWYMAIPNQYFHGAPHLRENGSRSTDTHKDMKPITVKVRQVDVFGGFTAAAGHNFYTARAFPKKYWNNIAFVAEPTGHILHQNVMQKNGTNFEDAEGFNLMAGADEWFAPVFAEVGPDGAVWVVDWYSYIIQHNPTPKGATNGSGNAYETPLRDFTHGRIYRVGYKNAPAYTPMTLSKDRPAELVAALKNTNMFWRMTAQRLLIERNNKDVVPQLIALVNEQSLDEIGNNPAAIHALWTLKGLHALDGSDQNATVAVTKALKHPSAPVRKTAIQVMPATPEVANALLASNSLTDTEPLVVLNTLLKLSEMPQSQATQQAILARLEKATEVNDRWLPEAFAAVLTSQDGRLLKAYMKQITTNAPAAHDMTAHNHAAMEKAPIAATTSAATQAVSSSNLPDLVVAAIRTTPESPFVREGARLFVDVKNNGGVAIPEGTVIPLSLRIEGPKGAAEGAKIDFVSVTHNTGIKPGETVTISKSNNGPWVGDMGVNFERAGQYTITVMLDRENKIAEGNEQNNNATHTLIYRAPQSLSAYALERATRSYASVAPVDSVIALLRQSQKVAPAQGEAIVKGASEGWNLKQKATVQDADKSFLASLSNSVSNENRERLSRLYEAWGITKEAPVDPNVEVVRMKTVREEMRYDKKEFTVTAGKQVEIVLENPDAMQHNLVIGKPKSMEIIGAAADKMITAKDGAEKNYVPSIAQVIAATPLVNPDQTYRLKFTAPTTPGDYPFVCTFPGHWRIMNGVMRVTKAAQSMNAK
- a CDS encoding Gfo/Idh/MocA family protein, which produces MINIAIVGLGFGAEFIPIYQRHPNANMYAICQRNVEKLNEIGDAYGIEKRYSSYDELLADPNVDAVHINSPIPNHAEQSLKALRAGKHVACTVPMATTVEECLEIVKATKESGKKYMMMETVVYSREFLFVKELYETGQLGKVQFLKASHQQDMDGWPDYWPGLPPMHYATHCVGPVAGLLKLEADYVSCFGSGTIREELAKIHNSPFAVESAHIKFKDSDLSAYVYRSLFDVARQYRESFEVYGDKKSFEWQLIEDEQPVIHTAKKPEPEIPEKVTVPDYAHLLPEPIQRFTTKGVYDADEQQHLSFTQGGGHGGSHPHMVNEFLSAIVEDREPFPNAAQSANWTSVGILAHESALQGGKLIKLPDFKNV
- a CDS encoding AraC family transcriptional regulator — protein: MKQPLRKDLEPVSASFTVKELMESHFDPNWHFHPHYQLFLVEEGTGTRFIGDSIKPFGPGDLVFLGPNLPHLWRSDQAYFDKQSGLKTKGIVVYFTGDFLGATFFEQQEMAPLRQLLGHARQGLEWTGPTRNRAAATLRQLAQQPITFERILNLLTLLNELSHATDYQYLTSAGYTNTVKPTETDRMQLVHDYVLGHFPDDLSLDKVADLAGMTSPAFCRYFKARANKTFSEFVSEVRIGHACKLLMNGKLSITQISFESGFRTLSNFNRQFKDITGQTPSTYVKTYRQF
- a CDS encoding sugar phosphate isomerase/epimerase family protein, coding for MNKIGMNMFVWTMTMDEDLSDTLSFLKTSGFDFVETPINDVNLVKWQNLGQQLKDLGLGVQTCTICGHEYSLISPDERVRREGIDFLKKVVDCSQAVGSTILMGPMYAGFKTFTGKPATAEEWNWSVTGMREVAEYAEEKGVVLAIEYLNRFETYLLTCVDDLVRYVEDVNHPNCRAAFDTFHANMEEKNIADAIRKVAPYLAHVQISENDRSTPGRGHINFDEVFGALQEVGYEGPIAIEAFGPNPPELAAATHIFRPMFDSPEQLAVDGLAFIKNQMIELLND
- a CDS encoding DUF1572 family protein, translating into MTTDYLDSIKKQFAYYKLLGEKTFDQVSENRLFWQFNRESNSIATIVNHLHGNMLSRWTNFLTTDGEKEWRNRDSEFENDLTTKQEVLNKWNAGWACLFETLDSLTQDDLQTEIYIRNQGHTVVEAINRQLAHYPYHVGQIVFIGKMICDTNWTSLSIPKGQSKELNEEKFAQPKHKEHFTDEYLAK